Sequence from the Methanothermobacter sp. genome:
AACCTGTTTTTCCTTCTCATACACTTAACTTGAAGGATAAGGATGTTTTGATTGAGTACAGGTGATGGAGGAATTGACATGGACGATTACAGGATAGCAGTATTTGGCCTTGGACACATAGGTCTTCCAACAGCAGCACTTTTTGCCAGGGCAGGATTTGATGTTACAGGGGTTGACATAAGCACGGAAACTGTGGAAAAGGTCAACATAGGAAAATCACCTGTCCGTGAACCGGGCCTTGATGAACTAGTTGCTGAGGTTGTTGGGAAAGGTAAACTGAGGGCAACCGTCGATGGTGTTAGCGCTGCAGAGGAGTCAAACGTGATGGTTGTGGTGGTACCGACACCTATTAACAGCGACAATACATCTGACCTTTCTGCTGTGATATCCGCGACAGAGACCATCTCAAAGGGTCTTAAGAAGGGTGACCTTGTGATTATAGAGAGCACCGTACCTCCAGGGGCATGCGAGAACGTGGTACTTCCGATACTTGAAAAAACAGGTTTACGGGCATCAAGGGACTTTGGACTTGCATACACACCTGAAAGGGCCCTTCCAAACAACACACTCCATGAGATGCAGAACAATGCAAGGGTTATAGGGGGTATTGATTGGAAAAGTGCAGAGATGGCCGCTCAACTTTACGGCAAGGTCACAAGGGGAGAGGTAATAGTTGTGGATGACATCATAACAGCAGAAATGGTTAAGCTCATGGAGAACACCTACAGAGATACCAACATAGCCCTCGCCAATGAACTTGCAGTTATATGTGAGTCACTCGGCATAGACGCCATAAAGGCCATTGAGGCAGCAAACCACCACCCCAGGGTGAATCTTCACACTCCAGGACCCGGTGTTGGGGGTCACTGCCTGTCAATAGACCCCTACTTCATAGTTGAGATGGCAGAGAAACATGGTGTACCAGCAAGACTCATAAGGACGGCAAGGGAGGTCAATGAATCAATGCCCTTCCATGTCCTTGACATCATAAGGGATGCACTTGAATCAGCTGGCCGAGGCCTTGCAGGGTCACGGGTGGGTATCCTTGGCATGGCATACAAGGGCGACGTTGCAGATGCAAGGGAGACACCAACAAGGCCACTTGTGGCAGCACTCACATCAGAGGGGGCTGAGGTCATTGTCAACGACCCCCATGTTGACCCAGCTATTATAAGGGAGATGGGTGTTGAACCTGTCTCACTTGAGGAGGCTCTTGAATCTGACTGTGTGGTTCTCATGACAGATCACTCAGAGTACCTTAAGATAACCCCTGCGATGATAGGTGGGGGGATATTCATCTGCACCAGACCCGTTCTGGACCCTGAAAAATTCAGAGAACAGGGCATAATATTCAGGGGTGTGGGGCGCCCTTGAAACTTCTAATATTTGAATATGCCACCGCCTCGGGAATTGAAGACCCCGAGATATTCCTTGAGGGCCGTTCAATGCTTGAGGCTCTTCTGGCTGATTTCAGAAACCTTGAAATTGAATTTCTTCTCTCTGAGAAGTTTTCTGATATTGAAATCCAATCCAACTGCAGGCCAACCCTCATCAAGGATTCTCTCAGGGAATGGCTAAGAAAAAACCTCCATAGATTCGATGCCTGCATGTTCATTGCAGCAGAGGAAGATATGGAACTCTATAAACTCACAGAACTTGTTGAGGACTCAGGGGTACTTCTTATCGGCTCAGGCAGTGAGGCGGTTCGTATATGCTCAGATAAGAGGATAACCTACAGGGCCCTTAAGGGTGTGGTTCCCCTCATAAGGACCTATGAACGTGATGATCTTGAAGAACTACCATCAAAGGTTCTCATAAAACCCGCGGACGGTGTTGCCTGCCAGGGTATAAGAATAATTGAGCCCGGGGACCTCCCTGAAATCCCTGAGAATATGATAATACAGGAATTTGTTGAAGGTGAGAGTGTCAGCGTGAGCCTTCTCTCCGATGGGAAAAGGGCACTTCCACTGAGCCTCAACAGGCAGAATATCATCATAAGGGGGGATTCACTGGAGTATGATGGGGGCGTCACCCCTGTGGATCACAGGATGAGGGATGAGGCCTTCAGGGTTGCCAGAAGGGCTGTGGAATCCATTAGGGGTTTGAGAGGCTATGTCGGGGTGGACATGATACTTGCAGATAAACCCTATGTTGTTGAGATAAACTCCAGGATCACGACACCCTACATAGGCCTCAGAAGGATTTTAGAGGGAAACCTGGGTCATATGGTCCTTCAATCGGTTATGGGTGAACTCCCAGAGCGTTTTAAATTCAATGGGACAGCATACTTCAGAAAAGGTTCCAGGGGCATGCTTGTGGATATCCGCAGAGGGGCTGAAGCTGGGAATTAAGAGTATGGAGTTGACCTTGATGAAGATAGCGGGATTTGATATTGGAGGAGCAAACACTGACATGGCATTAATAGAGTTTGGAGCCGATGGGGAAATGAAGAAGGTCCGTGTGGACTTCAGGTACCTCCCCATGTGGCTTAAACGTGATGAACTTTCAGAGACCCTGATTGAGCTTGCAGGGGATGATCTTGATGATCTTGATGGTGTTGGCGTGTGCATGACAGCGGAACTGGTGGACGCCTACCCAAGCAAGGCAGAGGGAGTTATTGACATAGTTGAAAGTGTCCAGAGCGCATTTGATGTTCCAGTGGCATACGTGAGCCTTTCAGGTATGGTGGATGCCTCGGAGGCGGTCAGGGACCCCATGAATGTGGCTGCAGCCAACTGGGTTGCCACCTCACAGATAGCCTCGGCAATGAGCAGTGACTGCATAATGGTGGACGTGGGAAGCACAACAACGGACATAATACCCGTTAAGGACGGATTCGAGGCTGCAAGGGGAAGGAATGACCTTGAAAGACTATCAACTGGTGAACTTGTCTACACAGGCACACTGAGAACCAATGTGGCAACGATAGTCGACAGGGTTCCCCTACATGATAAATGGTTCAGGGTTTCATCTGAACTTTTTGCAATAACAGCGGATGTTCACAGGGTACTCGGCAATATCAGGGAATCCGACTACACCTGCAGCACACCGGATGGCTCAGGAAGATCCATTGAGGATTGTATGCTCAGGATAGCCCGTGTACTATGCGCAGATCTGGAACTCCTTGAACCAGAGGATCTACTTGAGGTGTCAGAGTACATTTACCACCAGCAGATACTCAAGATAGCAGAGGGAATCGCAGAGGTTTCAGAGCGCGAGAATCTTGATGAGGTAATCGCCACTGGCCTTGGAATGAATGTTCTTGCAAAAAGGGCCGCAGAGATTCTTGACCTCAAATGCAGAACCATGGACGAATTCCTGACGGAGGATGAGTGTGTGGTGGCCCCTGCAGTCGGCACAGCACTCTTGATGGAGGATTACCTCCAGAACAGATAGATGGATGGTCAAGTTGAAATCAAGAATTTTAATCGCTGTTATTCTCGTCCTCATTGGAACCCCCCTTCTAATCATGAACCTATCTGACCATTCAACCATCGGCTCAGATTCCAGGGGATACGTTACAAAGGACGTTTATGCCCACTACGGGAGGCAGAACATAAAGATAGCTGTTGTAACTGGGATACATCCACGGGAGGAGGTTTCAATTGCGCCAGTCCAGTGGGCCAGCAGGGCATTCGCACTTCTCCCCGTGGAGGTTGCACTTTACAGTATAAATGTTGAGGACAGTCCAATGGATTACAGCAGGGGCAGGGCCAATGGCGAGGGCCTTGCAGCCACCCACATCCTCCCCGATGTAATGAAATCCGATTATGACCTTGTGATAATTGCCCATGCCCATGCACCCGGTTATGGTGAGGGATTCTATGTTGCAACGCCACAGATGGATGAACCCTCAGTCCGGATCGCTGAGAGCCTAAGGAGGGAAGGGTTCAATTACTATCCGGTCTCAGGAAAAACAAGGTACAGGAGTTCATCTGCCAGACTCTTCTCAAGGCCACTTGCTGCAGCGGGTTACCCGACACTGGTCTATGAGGTCCCTGAGTGGGCACCAGCATATGAAGTATTTTTCATGACCCTTAAACTTTTGAGGGCCAGCAGTTCTCTCCTATCGTAATTGTAATGGGGGGGTTATTTTTTCATGACCCTTAAACTTTTGGGGTGGCAGCTGTTCCCAATATCAGTACCAGACATCCTTCATACCGATGAGGTATGCTATGATGTTTGCTGAAAGATGAAGGACAAGGGTGATAAGCATTATCAGGATGATGTAATCAACTGGAAGTACCCTAAGGGGAGATACCAGTATCAGGGCCCCGGCAACGAAGTCAAGCTGATCAAGGATTGGCGCTGGCCTACCCCTATCTATTTTGAGCCTTCGTTTAATGAAACTACCCCCCGCATCTCCCATAAGGGCTCCAAATCCAAGTAAAAGTCCTGTTATTGCTCCCTTTATAACTGAACCTGAAAGCAGGCCCTGAATTAATCCCACAAGCAGTCCAATAAGGGTACCAGCTGCGGTGCCCCGCCAGGTTACCCCGTCCCCTATGAGGCGCCTGCCATCACGGAGGGTGATGCCCATGTCAAGGGGTCTGCCCCCACCAAATACGAGGCCACTTATATTTGCCATGTAGGCAGGTAACATAAAGTATATTACATAGAGAACATCTATAATATTGATAATATCGGTATTCACATGTACACCTCGCAAAATTATTTAATTTGAGATACGTAAGAACCTGTCACTTCAGGCTCCAAGAAGAGGATGCATGGGTTTGTAATTTCATACATCAAGTATATAACATTTGCCAGTGAACTGATTCAATGATTTTAATATTCAAATTAAACAGGTGACTGTTGTGGTAATAAAGAGAACAAGGAGTCTCTGCCCCGAGTGCCTCAGACCCGTCGATGCAGAGGTCTTTGAGGATGAGGGCAGGGTTCTAATAAGAAAGGAATGCCCGGAACATGGAACCTTTGAGGGTGTTTACTGGAGCAGTTCCGATGTCTACCATAAGGCAGAAAATTATGATGAGGAAGGTGAGGGGCTACTGAACCCGCAGACGGATCCCCTGAAGGGATGCCCACTTGACTGTGGCCTCTGTCCTGAACATGAGAGCCACACTGTTCTTGGTCTTATTGATGTTACCAATCGATGCAATCTTAAATGTCCCATCTGTTTTGCCAATGCTGCCGTTTCAAAGTACCTTTATGAGCCAACCTATGAAGAGATAAGGGAGATGCTAAGAAATCTCCGCAGAAACAGACCCGTACCCACACCAGCCATTCAGTACGCGGGTGGTGAGCCCACTGTGAGGAAGGATATAGTGGAGCTCGTTAAACTCGCAAGGGATGAGGGCTTCACCCATGTCCAGATAGCCACAAATGGTGTGAGACTTGCGCGGAAACCTGAACTCGCAGCGGAACTCAGGGAGGCAGGGCTCAACACGGTTTACCTCCAGTTCGATGGGGTCACAGAGGAACCCTACATTGTATCCAGGGGTAAAAATCTGCTGCCACTGAAATTACAGGCAATAGAAAACTGCAGAAAGGCAGGTCTTGGAATAGTGCTGGTCCCCACACTTGTCAGGGGCCTCAATGACAGCCAGGTGGGGGACATAATTAGGTTCGCCATTGAAAACATCGATATAATAAGGGGCGTCAACTTCCAGCCGGTGTCCTTTGCAGGAAGAACCCCCGCAGACAGAGTTGAGGAGCAGCGCATAACAATACCCGACTTCCAGAAACTCGTGGAGGAACAGACAGATTCAGAGATAGCGGTGGAGGACTTCTACCCTGCATCATCTGTCCGTCCAATATCGGACTTTGTTGCAGCAATTGAGGGTGAACCCCAGGTTACATTCACATGCCACCAGCACTGCGGTACAGCCACATACATATTCATAGAGGACGGAAAAATAATCCCAATAACAAGGTTCATTGATGTTGACAGGTTTTTTGAGATAATCGATAAGGGCAGGGAGGAACTTGAGAAGGGAGGAATAGCAGCAAAGGCTAAATTGATTGCAAAATCAACAATAGAACTCCCAAAAACCCTCGACAAATCAAAGGCACCCAAGTCTGTTGATATAAAGAGCATACTCACATCAGTATTCAAGGAGAGATCATACAGTGCCCTGGGTGAATTCCACTACAACACTCTCCTGGTATCATGCATGCACTTCATGGACCCATGGAACTTTGATATAGAGAGGGTTAAAAGGTGCGTCATACACTACGCCCTGCCTGATGGACGCATAGTCCCATTCTGTACAATGAACTCAATACACCGGGCAGAAGTTGAAAAGCAGTTCTCAAAACCTCTAAAAGGATAATCGAAGGAGTGGTAATTGAATTGATCATCAACACACCGTCCCGCCTACACCTCACCCTCATAGACCTCAATGGTAGAAGGGGCCGCCTCGATGGAGGGGTGGGAATCACCCTTAGGGAGCCTGAACTCATCATGGGCCTTGAGGCCTCAGATGAGATCAGCGTGGAGTTCACTGGTGAAGTGGAAAATGCACTGAGGGAGGAATACGTTTCAAAGATAACAGCGGCTGCAGAGAGAATCCTCAGCCACCTTGGTAGTGATGAAAAATTTGCCTTCAAGGTTGAAAGCATGTTCCCGGCCCACTCAGGCCTTGGTTCAGGGACGCAGATATCCCTTGCAGTCGCAAAGCTCATCGCAGAGTACCACGGCGTCAGTATAGGTGCAAGGGAATTGGCAGTTATTGTTGGAAGGGGCGGCACATCAGGTATAGGCGTTGCCTCATTTGAGGATGGAGGATTCATAGTGGATGCAGGACACAGTACGCGTGAAAAATCTGACTTCCTCCCATCATCTGCCTCACGTGCATCTCCGCCACCTGTTATTGCAAGATATGATTTTCCTGAGGATTGGAATATCGTGGTTGCCATACCTTACATTGAGAGATCAGTTTCAGGGAAAAGGGAGGTTAACATATTCCAGGAATACTGCCCCATACCCCTCCGGGAAGTTGAAAGGCTCTCGCACATAATCCTCATGAAGATGATGCCCTCGGTCATTGAAGGGGACATTGAGGCCTTTGGGGAATCTGTTAATGAGATACAGAAGATAGGATTCAAGAAGGTTGAAAGGGATCTTCAGGACCCACTGATTGACAGTTTAATAGATGCTATGTTGGCTGCAGGGGCCGCGGGGGCGGGCATGAGTTCATTTGGCCCTGCAGTATACGCCGTTACAGAGGGAAAAGCTGATGATATGGTGGATGCTGTTCTGGAGATAATGGATTCAGGACAGGCCTTTGTAACAGGCGGCCGTAACAGTGGGGCCTCTGTGAGCAGATCCTGAGGGAGGAGATCTGCATGGAAGAAGTTATAAGGGGAAGAGTATGGAGATTCGGTGATAACATAGATACTGATATGATCATACCAGGCCGTTACCTGCGAACTTTCAGCCTTGATGAACTTGCATCCCATGTAATGGAGGGTGCAAGGCCAGAGTTTGCCTCCGAGGTGAAGAGGGGTGACATAATAGTGGCCGGACGCAACTTTGGTTGTGGGTCATCAAGGGAGCAGGCCGCAGTAGCCCTTAAACATGCAGGTGTCGCTGCGATCATTGCAGAATCCTTTGCCAGGATATTCTACAGGAACGCCATAAACATAGGGTTTCCTGTTATAATGGCGAGGGTGGATGCAGTGGATGGAGATGAAATCTCAGTTGACCTCAAGGGTGGTTTCATTGAGAACCTCACCACTGGAAAGAGGTATGAGATGAAACCCTTCAATGACTACATGCTATCAATACTCCAGGACGGCGGCATTGTGAACCACTACATCAGGACGCTAAAAGAAGGTTCAGGGTAAAAAACATTTAAATTCACAGGAGAAAGTTATGAGGGGTAATAGATGCAATGTCCGATTTGCGGTTCAAAGGCATTCAGGGTTTTAAAAAGCAGAACAGATGAGTCCAGATCGAGGAAGGTCAAGCACCTTGTACTTGAATGTGAGGAATGCGGGACGGTCTTCAAGGATAGCCTTGTGATTGAAAAGCCCAAAAGCCACAGGATAATAATAAGTGAGCATGGAAGCTCCTATAGGGATGAGGTGGATCTATACCCCTATGAGGAGGTATCCACAGGCGATGCAATCACTGTATCAGGAAAACTCGTTGAAATAACATCACTGGAACTTAAGAGCGGCAAGAGGGTTGATAAAGCCACTGCGGCGGATGTTGAGACACTGTGGGCTGTTTCACTCGAGGCACCCGTCCGTGTTGGTATATCCGTAGATCTTCATGGTGAGGTCTACTCAAGAAAGGTTGAGGTGGACAGGGACTTTGAATTCAGAGTTGGAGACGTCATGAAGATAGATGAACACGTCTTCAAGATAAGGAGCATAAAGACAGAGGATGGTATGATAAGAAGGGGCTCCGTACCTGCACAGAGGATTAAGAGGGTTTATGGTTATCCTGTAAACCTCAGGTTCAGACAGGACCTCACAGATATGATCGTGTGATATCCGGCTGTATAAACATGTTTCGTGGTTCAATGATGAATGAAAGACTCAGAATGGTCCAGGACCTCATAGATAAGGGTTACATAAAATCTGAGTCCGTAAGGAGGGCGATGGAGAAGGTTCCAAGGGATGAGTTTGTCCCTGAAGATGAAAGGCACAGGGCCTACCTTGACATGCCCCTTCCGATAGGTGAGGGACAGACCATATCCGCACCCCACATGGTCGCCATGATCGCCGAGCTACTGGACCTTAAGAGGGGAATGAAGGTCCTTGAGGTTGGCACCGGCTGCGGTTACAATGCAGCAGTCATAGCAGAGATAATAGGAAGGGAAGGTCACCTCTACACGATTGAAAGGATACGTTCACTGTATGAGAGGGCAAGGCAAAAGCTTGAGGCCCTGGGATATGATAACATCACGGTTATACATGGAGATGGAAGTAAGGGGTACCCTCAGGAGGCCCCCTACAGCAGGATCTATGTGACCGCGGCAGCACCCTACATACCTGACCCCCTCAGGGAACAGCTGGAGGTGGGGGGAAAACTTTTAATACCTGTTGGTTCTGATAAATTTTACCAGGAACTTGTTCTTGTTGAGAGGCTCTCCTCTGGGAATTACAGATCCAGAAACCTTGGGGGAGTTGCATTTGTTCCATTGATAGGTGAACATGGCTGGAAATTCCACTGAACCATATTTTGGTGGGAATTTCACAGATGACTTTTAAAGGGGATTCCTAATGGACAATATCAGGGTTTACATAGAGACATTTGGATGCACATTCAACCAGGCAGACTCAGAGATCATGGCGGGCGTCCTGAGTGAGGCGGGGGCATTGCTTACAGGGATTGATGAGGCGGATGTGATAATTCTTAACACATGCTATGTTAAGCATCCCACTGAACACAAGGTTATAAACAGAATAAAGAGGATCAGGGAGATATACCCTGATAAGGGCCTCGTTGTTGCCGGGTGCATGGTTGAAATAGACCCAGAGAAACTTGAATCCATATCAGGTGATGCCTCATGGCTTGGACCCCACCAACTGAGGAGGACAGCGGAGGTTGTTCGTGCTGCCTACCGTGGTGATGTTAAACGCATAACCGGTTTCACATCCGATGTGAAGGTTGGTGTCCCACGGGTGAGATCGAACCCCCTCATACACATCATACAGATATGTGAGGGATGCAGTGGAAGCTGTAGCTACTGCTGCACCCGTTTTGCAAGGGGAAGAATACAGAGTTACCCATCAGATATCATCGTTCAGGAGGCCAGGGAGGCCATTGAGGCTGGATGCAGGGAGATTCAGCTGACGGCACAGGATACTGCAGCATATGGTTCTGATACGGGTGAGAGACTATCCGATCTCATAAAAGAAATAACTGAAATACCCGGTGATTTCAGGGTACGCGTTGGCATGATGCACCCTGCAAGTGTCCTAAGGGACCTCGATGGTCTTGTTGAGGCCTTCAGGTCAGAGAAAGTGTACAGCTTCCTCCACCTACCTGTTCAGAGCGGAAGTGACCGTGTCCTCAGGGATATGGGGAGGGGGCACACTGTGGATGATTTCAGGATGATAGTTGACAGGTTCAGGTCAAGAATTCCGGAGATCTCCATTGCAACCGATATAATCGTTGGCTACCCCACTGAGGACGAGGATGACTTCCTTGACACCTGCAGGCTCCTTGAGGAGGTGAGACCTGGCTTCATACACCTCTCGAAGTATAGGCACAGGCCACGAGCCCTCTCGTCCTCTCTTGATGAGATAGACTTCAGGGAACTGCGGAGGCGGTCAAAGCTCGTTGAGGAACTCAAGGGGAGGATCACAGAAGAGGAAAATAAGAGGCTTGTTGGAACCACTCAGAATATACTAATAGTTGAGAGGGGAAGGAAGGGTGGATTAATAGGTAGAACAGACTCTTATATACCTGTGGTTACATATGATGGCGAGGTTGGGTCCTTCAGGAGTGTGAGGATCAATAGGGCCACAGGAACATACCTTATAGCAGAATCAGAAGTTTAATAGCCTCCAGTAATGTTTTATTTTATTTCTTAACTGACTTGAGTGTTTGCAGGTCTTTAAAACCAAGTAAAATAAGTTAAGACTTCTCCAATATTTAATGTCCTTAAAAATAGCTATATAATTAGTTTCCGGATAAAGAGGTGGTTATAAGTGCCGTGGGCCGGACTTGAACCAGCGACATCCAGATCTTCAGTCTGGCGTTCTCCCAACTGAACTACCACGGCATAGTGGGCCGGACGAGATTCGAACTCGTGATCACCTCCGTGTCAGGGAGGTATCATACCCCTAGACCACCGGCCCCTGTCCCTTCTAAACTATGGAAGTAGTCATATATAACCTTTTCCATTAGGGGTGGGGGATTCTGGTAATAACAGCCTCCTTAAAGCGAGGGAGTGACAGTGTGAGCCTGAAACGCCCATTGAAATTCTATCAGCATGATAATGTTTAAAAATTCAGGGTTTGAGGGGTTCCAGCATGAAATTTTCAATTATTATATTCTGTAAATACATTTCTAATACTTCATACATATTATTCATGGAAAACTTTTTAGTGAATATGATAACTTAAATTATAAATGAATGTGAAACCATCATGGGATTATGATTCTACACAGATACACAAGGTTCATTGATAGGGTGGGGGCATTGGTTAATAGAACTCTTACTGCTGCTGAGAAGATACAGTACTACCGCGATAGAAGGACCCGGCTGGCTCTTGTCGCCTCACTCACAGCTCTCTGTATTGTTGCAACTATTTATTTCCACATCTTTCTCAGGGTTGAAGTTGTATTCACACACATATTTTACATACCAATAGTCCTTGCAGCTATCTGGTTTGATAGGAAGTCATTCCTTGTAACAGCCTTCCTTGGTACGGTACTCATTGTAACAAACATTATGGCGTCTCTTTCAGGTTTCTATGAGGACCTTATGAGGGTTTCCGTCATGTTTTTTGTTAACCTCAGTACAGTATTCCTGGCAGAGTCCATAAAGGAATCAGAGGAGGTTATCCGTGAGACCGAGGAGAAGTACAGGACAATAGTTGAGACAGCAAGGGATGCAATAATAACCGCTGACGAGAGTGGAAGGGTGGTTTCATGGAACCAAGGGGCTGAGAAGATCTTTGGATACACTGCAGATGATATGAAGGGAAAACACATCAATAAAATAATCTCAGAGCAAAATCGGGAGGCGCACAAATTTCCTGATACATTTACGAGTGACGTTTCACTGATGATGACAGATGTCGAGGCCATCCGAAAGGATGGAAAAAGAGTCCCGGTGGATATTTCCGTTACAGGATGGCATTACCTGGGGGAAAACTTTGTAACTGCAGTCATAAGGGATATTTCAGAGCGAAAAAAGGCTGAAGAGGCATTGAGAGAGAGTGAAAAGAAATTCAAGGCGGTTTTCAACGGCGTTGATGATATAATAACCATCGTTGAGTTAAGGGATGATGGACTGCCAGGTAACTACATTGAGGTGAACAGGACCGCTGTGGAGAAACTTGGCTACTCAAGGGATGAACTCCTCAGCATGACACCCATGGACCTTGGACCCACAGAGGAGGAGCTCTCAGCGAATATGAAGACACTCCTTGAAAGGAAGGCTGCAAGGTTTGAGAGAACCTACATATCAAAGGACGGCCGCAGGATCCCGGTTGAGGTGAACTCCCGCCTCCTTGAGATTGGAGATAAAAAAGTAGTTGTATCGGTTTCAAGGGACATAACCCATAGACTGGAGAACGAAAGGAAACTGAGGGAGAGTGAGGAAAAATACAGGTCACTATTTGATCTTTCACCAAACTTTATAGCTCTCATTAATCCTGATGATGGTGTTATACTTGAAGTAAACTCAGCTGTTATCAAAAATCTTGGAATCTCTCCCGAAGAACTGAAAGGAAAATCCATTTATGAACTGGAATTTATATCTGATGAGGTTAAAAATGAATTCAGATCCCGTCTTGCTAAAATTAAAGTTTTTGAGAGTATTGAACCATATGAGACCGTATTACATGATATAAATGGTAAAGAGTACACCGTAATGATATACAGTAAACTCATAAACGCTGAGGGTCGTGATTGTGTCCTTGTTGTCATTAATGATATCTCAGACCTCAAGAGGACACAGAGGATGCTTGAAAAGTCCCTCGAGGAGAAGGAACTCCTCCTCAAGGAGATACACCACCGGGTCAAGAACAACCTGATGATAATCTCAAGCCTCCTCAGCCTCCAGTCAAGGAAGGCCAAGGATGAGGAGACCCTGGACCTCTTCAGGGAGAGTGAAAACAGGGCGAGGTCCATGGCCCTGATCCATGAAAGGCTTTACCGTTCAGGGGATCTCAAAAACATTGATATGGGTGAATACATAAGGACACTCGCATCTGAGGTCTTCAGAAGTTACTCTGCAGATTCCAGGATAAGGCTGAATATGGATGTGGCTGAACTGAAAGTTGACGTAGAGACCGCCATACCTGTTGGCCTCATCGTCAATGAACTTTTAACAAATGCTGTGAAGCATGCCTTCCCTGATGGCGAAGGCACTGTATCTGTATCGGTTAAAAGAAGCAATAACCATGTTCTTATTGAGGTTAGTGATGATGGGGTTGGATTTCCACCGGATCTTGACTGGGAGAGCAGTCCATCCCTTGGCCTCCAGCTTGTAAGGAACCTCACCAATCAGATTGACGGGACTGTAGAGATGATTTCAGATGGGGGCACAACATT
This genomic interval carries:
- a CDS encoding PAS domain S-box protein, which codes for MVNRTLTAAEKIQYYRDRRTRLALVASLTALCIVATIYFHIFLRVEVVFTHIFYIPIVLAAIWFDRKSFLVTAFLGTVLIVTNIMASLSGFYEDLMRVSVMFFVNLSTVFLAESIKESEEVIRETEEKYRTIVETARDAIITADESGRVVSWNQGAEKIFGYTADDMKGKHINKIISEQNREAHKFPDTFTSDVSLMMTDVEAIRKDGKRVPVDISVTGWHYLGENFVTAVIRDISERKKAEEALRESEKKFKAVFNGVDDIITIVELRDDGLPGNYIEVNRTAVEKLGYSRDELLSMTPMDLGPTEEELSANMKTLLERKAARFERTYISKDGRRIPVEVNSRLLEIGDKKVVVSVSRDITHRLENERKLRESEEKYRSLFDLSPNFIALINPDDGVILEVNSAVIKNLGISPEELKGKSIYELEFISDEVKNEFRSRLAKIKVFESIEPYETVLHDINGKEYTVMIYSKLINAEGRDCVLVVINDISDLKRTQRMLEKSLEEKELLLKEIHHRVKNNLMIISSLLSLQSRKAKDEETLDLFRESENRARSMALIHERLYRSGDLKNIDMGEYIRTLASEVFRSYSADSRIRLNMDVAELKVDVETAIPVGLIVNELLTNAVKHAFPDGEGTVSVSVKRSNNHVLIEVSDDGVGFPPDLDWESSPSLGLQLVRNLTNQIDGTVEMISDGGTTFRITFTEKGVIDEK
- a CDS encoding HVO_0476 family zinc finger protein; translated protein: MQCPICGSKAFRVLKSRTDESRSRKVKHLVLECEECGTVFKDSLVIEKPKSHRIIISEHGSSYRDEVDLYPYEEVSTGDAITVSGKLVEITSLELKSGKRVDKATAADVETLWAVSLEAPVRVGISVDLHGEVYSRKVEVDRDFEFRVGDVMKIDEHVFKIRSIKTEDGMIRRGSVPAQRIKRVYGYPVNLRFRQDLTDMIV
- a CDS encoding protein-L-isoaspartate O-methyltransferase; its protein translation is MMNERLRMVQDLIDKGYIKSESVRRAMEKVPRDEFVPEDERHRAYLDMPLPIGEGQTISAPHMVAMIAELLDLKRGMKVLEVGTGCGYNAAVIAEIIGREGHLYTIERIRSLYERARQKLEALGYDNITVIHGDGSKGYPQEAPYSRIYVTAAAPYIPDPLREQLEVGGKLLIPVGSDKFYQELVLVERLSSGNYRSRNLGGVAFVPLIGEHGWKFH
- a CDS encoding tRNA (N(6)-L-threonylcarbamoyladenosine(37)-C(2))-methylthiotransferase, encoding MDNIRVYIETFGCTFNQADSEIMAGVLSEAGALLTGIDEADVIILNTCYVKHPTEHKVINRIKRIREIYPDKGLVVAGCMVEIDPEKLESISGDASWLGPHQLRRTAEVVRAAYRGDVKRITGFTSDVKVGVPRVRSNPLIHIIQICEGCSGSCSYCCTRFARGRIQSYPSDIIVQEAREAIEAGCREIQLTAQDTAAYGSDTGERLSDLIKEITEIPGDFRVRVGMMHPASVLRDLDGLVEAFRSEKVYSFLHLPVQSGSDRVLRDMGRGHTVDDFRMIVDRFRSRIPEISIATDIIVGYPTEDEDDFLDTCRLLEEVRPGFIHLSKYRHRPRALSSSLDEIDFRELRRRSKLVEELKGRITEEENKRLVGTTQNILIVERGRKGGLIGRTDSYIPVVTYDGEVGSFRSVRINRATGTYLIAESEV